The DNA region taaaattatatagatGAATGATATAAAGAAACGAGATACTAATTTATACCTACACAAAGATTATTAAGACGTTCTCAAATCAAGTTTTTATATACTCAATTTAAGGATGTACTAaatttaagtatatataatgttGATATATAATTGATTGTATATGTATGTTTCTAAAATTCAGgaccttaaaaatatttttaagatttatgtttatttaagaattttatttattttacaaaacTTAACAGCTGATTTTGCAAAATTTTCGGAGAGAGTGGTGATCCGTTGTTGATTATCAGCTGTTGGGGCTGCACCGTTAGTCGCTTGTACTTGTGCTCTCTGGCTCCTCTCCTATCCCTCTCTCGCTGTGAGCTTTTCTCTGCCTGCGCCGCCGACTTTGCTTTGCGCTGCTTTAGCTTCGTTTGCTTTGGTCGCCGTCTTTCAGTTACAATTCGTATTCCAATTGGAACGCCGCGATTTTCCTGCGAGCTctcctcgattttcctcgcGCTTTTCCTCTTACTACTCGGGCTCTCTTTGCGTCTCGCCTGGCTGCATCTGTATTGGTATTTGCAAACCCATTCGCATGCAATTTGTTTGTGCAATTCGGAAAATTATGAAAAGTTAATCaacggaaaagaaaaaaacgaACCCAACCAAAAGAAATACagcaaaataaaagtaatattttGGCAGGCGTACAAATTGCATTTGACCCGCTTAAATCGTGTTAAACTAAGTTTTTTCGTGTGCTTTTCATGTTTCTAATTTGCCCAAAAACTGCGAAATGACCTTCGAATGTTgttatttgttgtttttgtctCTTTTGTACATTTTCGGTGCGTGTAATTCGGTCGACTGCGCTGCCAACTGCagacaacaacaaacaaaatacataaatacaacAGATATTCAACCCAACGTCATCAAGACTTAATGATCGAAATAGTGTTATATaatctgtaaaaaaaaaacttaagtaAAACCGCAGTAAAAAGTACTCAATTGAATTAACTGTTTTGAGATTCTTGTGGTTAATTTAATTAAGTGATTAGATCACTGCGATATGCAAATTATAACAAAAGGGGGAAAACAAAGTATAATGTTCAGGGCTTCGAAAAAGTACATTGTTTGAGGTTGTCCTAACTATAATTgtctaaatatataattagaattttaattaaaattataaataaatttaattttgtgtCACCAATGcaaaaaaacatatttgaaTCGCAAACACTTTCAATTTCCCTTGGTGTCTCGGTGGCGTATACGCATTATATCTCCATTTTTATGATACTCCGCAAAATGCTTATCAAAATTCTGATATGCTTGACGgctaaaaaacaataaaaaaaacgcaaaccaaaataaaacagaaattgtttttgcaGTGGCCTGAAAATgtcaattaaataataattaattaagcGAATTAActacaaaacaaataaatacaaaattcgGTAATTGTTTGCAGTTCTGCTTCTTTGATAATATGATGATCTGATAAGGTTCAACAACGTCAGAAGAAGCTGAAAAATGCTAGTTATAGCAGAaataagaattaaaaaaaataacaaaagtcGGAATTGAAATATCAGGGGGAAAAGGTGATAAGAGACAGGTAAAGGGAGAAACGCAAATTTGTGTGAAACCAAGGTGATAAAAATAAAGGCAATTAAAGTGGTCAGATAAGGAGAAACGGGGAAAGAGTGAGTATCGCAAAACGTTTGCTAGGCAGTagctaaaaattttaaaagttattgTAAATAAAGTGGGGAAAAATATTTACCAAGTTATAAAACAGCTAGAAGTTAAATATAAATGGTAGAGATattaaaatatgattttttattaataattaagaGCATTATAATAGTTATTTCAAATCGCCCATAtatcattttcaattttaagcaATATATGCGCGAACTAAGAAAAATCGggttaaatatttatcaagtTATAAAAGAGCTAAAAGCTTTATTACTGTGTAGACATTTATTATCTAAGTTGTTAtatgattttaataattataaacaaTATTTGGATTCGCCCTATATCATACTAAAACAAATCGGGTTAATATTTATCAAGACATATATTTTCTAAACTGTTATatgatttttataattataaacgATATTCCAAATCGCCCATatatcattttaaatttaaagcagTGTATGCGCGTACTAAGACAAATAGTGTTAAGTATCATAGATAAAATTGTAATTAGTATACTGACCACAAAATAGAGAGCGACAAATTACAGAGAGTGAGGGAGCACTTTTATTTCTGGTATTCAGAACGTAACCCATTTGGCAATGATGACTGTTCCGTTCTGTCAACATCCGCGGCAGCTGTTGAATTTAGCTTATTAAATTTCTGTTGTTTTTAGCAAAATGTTTTGTCCCACAAAGGCAATTGACATTTACAGTGAAATAAAGTGAGAAGGtggaaataaaataatattaaacaaaaaaaaaagagcgGATCGTTACGAAACGCTGACCAAAACAAACGGAAAAAACAATGTAATTGTTGAAATGTAAATCGCCGCaacaaagtaaacaaaaaacgaGCGAAAAAACGCCCAGAAACAATAGCCAGCAAAAAAAGCCAGTGAAAGGCGGGTGGAGAAGTGAgaaaaatttgtggaaaatcgGGCGAAATAATGCGGCATTTAATCATGACCCCGGCGTCGCTGTCGGCGTCGACGCCGACGCTTTCCACGCTGCATCATCAACGAATGGCGCTCCAatcgcagtcgcagtcgccGCTGACGTCGCCGTTAACCCCATCGCCGTCATCGGTCTTCGGCTCGCCCAAGTTCCCAGCGAATTACGAGCGCAGCGAAAAAGTGAGTTCAAACACacaagcaaacaaaaaaaaaatcagacaAAAAACAAGCTGAAAAAAAATGGCAAgcaaaaaagtataaaaacaTGGCATACCCCCAAACAAAGCTCTAAAAAAAACTGACGACGACCCCATCATAAATTACTCCATATTGTTCATGAATGGATCCACGAGTGCAGCAGCCGCTTGTTTTCCATTAATTATGCCTCTCAGTTTTTAACCCCCTCCCCCTTTTTTCCACCCGATGTCGTGCAATTTCCACGcgttcatttatttttgatgCAAATGTCCCCCTTTGTGGGGCAATAAAAGTTCAGTGTTTTTGGAGTGCAGTGCAGCTTTACTTGAGGAGACTTCAGCACTTGACATTTCAATTTAAGTTTTTCCTTGGCTTGCGGCGGTTTTTCTTTGGCCAATATGTCAAAAAGTTGCTACAGATTTTTTTCGGGCTTGGAAATctttagattttgaaaagaaaatattttgtttgtgctTGATAAGttgttataaaaattttacagCTCTGCATATGACTTTCATTTgcgatttttgattttaagaaCACCATTTTAGAGATATTATAATGTATTACATTGGTAAATCTCCTTTTCCAAAtgcttgtgtttttttttacctaAAAAATCTGAATGTGAAGAAGAAATTTTCAATTCAGCTTTGTAATTTGTGTACAGAGCTATATTGGTTTCACTTACCCATCATGTAGTTACGGCAATTTCCGatttgtttatattatttCGGATATAATACAGAGCACcatattaataaaaatgtttcgGTTCGGTTCCTGTTCATCTGTTTTAAGGTTTGGTTCGTATAGCAAATAAACTTAAACCATTTCTGATTTCAATTGTTTAGTCAATCTGTATACATAACCAATAGTGCTCATAACCCTTAATAAAAACTCAAATGCTTATggtaattatattttattttagatttAATTAGTGCAAATGCTTTACAAACAATCGTACACTACAAACTATGACTATTAAGGAAAATTATAAGGTGAGGTAGCGCAGGGCCCTGTTTAGAAAACTGGGTTCCTGAGAATTCTTTCGAACGGTAGGATGTCCTCGGTACTCTTCCCGGATCTCCTCGCTAATATCCCTTGGCTGCAGATTTTCAGGGCACTTGTTGTACTCCTTCTTTAGAACCATACTAATGATTCGGGATCTGGCAGAGCGATACTTGGTCTGCGACTGGGATATTACCACGGAGCGTGGTCGTAAGGATCGTGGTCGTATATGAGGCGGCGAAGGGGAAACACTGAGTCCCGATTCTTGGGAGTCTGAATGCTGACTGGAAACCCCGGCGCAGCTACAATAGGTCACGCTGCTTCGAGCTGAAGGTGAGACACTACCATATGCCTCGTCATCACAGGTGTAATACTCGGGCAGACCAGGAGTGCTGTCGACCTTAGCACTTAGGGGCTCTGATACCTTATAGGGAATGCACTTGGCCTCCAGATACAAGATGGGCTCATCGGCTGCCTCGTCGGCACTGGGAGTTGGACTGGAGCAGCGTTCGTCCTCCAACTCGCTCATCCTTTCCTGCTGTAGTTTTTTCTCCTTTCGGATCTGTCGCCGCTCGTGCCTTTCCTTCTCCAAGCGGGAGATGGTCTCCAAACTTTCGATGAACAAGTTAAGATCCCGCTGCTCAAAGAGACCCGCGTTCAAAGTGAAGGTGGTGGTCTTTGAAGGCAGGTCATTGACGTTCAAGTTCAGGAACTGGGTGCAAATGTACGAAGCCATCTTGTTGTGATTTTTGTAGAACTGAATGGAAGAGCAGGTCCTTTAGCTAGGCTGGTTGTTAGACAACTGATGCTGGTGGTCCTGTTTCAGGACTTATTTATACGCAACAGGTAGAAAAGTTATTCCACGGTTTGGGCGCCCACAACCCTAAATGACCAGATGTTTCGCAGGTAGTCTATAAGGGAAAGCAAATGTCATCTGGGGATTTTGCAAAATCCATCTCAATTTCTGGGTTTTCCTAATCCTAGTCCGGGGGTGCTTAAATTGACCTGCAATAAAACATAACCCAGAAATCACCCAATATCTGGAATCACGTAGAAGGTAGAATTTATTACCTATAACAGTTGCGCGGCCCTAATGAGTTTTAAGGCCAGTTTTCCTTAAAATATATGAGCAGAAAGATTTTAAaggtaataaaaataataataattcatttggatttctCAGTGTACTTGAAGTGACCTGACCCTTAATTTGTAAGGTGATTTCAAATCACTTTACCAGCGGCCTCCCAAGAAACCTGGTAATCCACATTTAAAGAcaaataataatttgtttcaaaccTCCTAGTAAAGTTAACATAAACTGgtagtaaaaacaaaaataaagtgTTTGGATTATAAGGTACTGTACATTAACCCCCCAACTGAAAGATCCCATGAAAGCATCGATCTGTTAATTATCATTTAAGttcattttgtatttttcaacCGCAAGCAAGGCAACCTTTCTTGTTTGCGAAAAAAAACGTAGCTCAACTTTTGCAAATGTCAGCGCAGCGCAATTTGCGGCAAACAATTTTCTAATTTGTTTTTCCCTCGGCGGGGAATTACAACAGCAAAGGCTGGAACTTTTTAGCGTTCGACTTGCGTAATGCGCAATAATTAATCAGCTGAGCTCAGGGGGCATTCTGATTTAACAAGTTTGATGTCTGTTTTTTGCTATTCTCCCCTTTGGAGGTGCCAAAGTTCAAGGTCACATCAGCGGATAAGCAAACAGCATG from Drosophila subpulchrella strain 33 F10 #4 breed RU33 chromosome 2L, RU_Dsub_v1.1 Primary Assembly, whole genome shotgun sequence includes:
- the LOC119546062 gene encoding uncharacterized protein LOC119546062 produces the protein MASYICTQFLNLNVNDLPSKTTTFTLNAGLFEQRDLNLFIESLETISRLEKERHERRQIRKEKKLQQERMSELEDERCSSPTPSADEAADEPILYLEAKCIPYKVSEPLSAKVDSTPGLPEYYTCDDEAYGSVSPSARSSVTYCSCAGVSSQHSDSQESGLSVSPSPPHIRPRSLRPRSVVISQSQTKYRSARSRIISMVLKKEYNKCPENLQPRDISEEIREEYRGHPTVRKNSQEPSFLNRALRYLTL